A stretch of Aedes aegypti strain LVP_AGWG chromosome 2, AaegL5.0 Primary Assembly, whole genome shotgun sequence DNA encodes these proteins:
- the LOC110676559 gene encoding uncharacterized protein LOC110676559, whose product MAADIDSLQQENAKLRSLNMLLQESLVQKREEVSFKEIKGFPSAEWLLSVSQDSEDSDYLFVKQLMFRLFPHGVGNATPSGRPSNNPKGRNKGEGSMELPVQRTNKLDPDKLSYMKDRLYERRRILQDPVGIAMEKSKMINKHIVAVIANNPALRNISKPQ is encoded by the exons ATGGCCGCAGATATTGATTCCCTCCAACAAGAGAATGCAAAACTGCGTTCGTTGAATATGCTGCTGCAGGAGTCATTGGTACAAAAGAGGGAGGAAGTATCATTTAAGGAAATCAAAGGATTTCCAAGCGCGGAATGGCTTCTAAGCGTTTCGCAGGATAGTGAAGATAGCGATTATTTATTCGTTAAGCAGCTGATGTTCCGATTGTTTCCACATGGAGTTGGAAACGCAACACCCTCCGGCAGGCCATCCAACAACCCAAAGGGCCGAAACAAAGGAGAGGGAAGCATGGAACTCCCCGTTCAACGAACCAACAAGCTTGATCCGGACAAGCTGTCGTATATGAAAG ATCGCCTGTACGAGAGACGACGGATTCTCCAGGATCCCGTAGGGATCGCCatggaaaaatcaaaaatgatcaACAAACATATTGTGGCTGTAATCGCTAATAATCCAGCACTGCGCAACATCTCGAAGCCGCAATAG